The genomic region GCCGCGCGAGCTGGAGCTCCCAGCCGGTGTACATCTGCTCGTTGTAGTTCCCCAGACGCATGACCCGGTTGAAGAAGGGGTTGTTGATGTAAAGGTCGGGGGCGCCGTTGGACCAGATGACGCAAAAGCTCTGGTTATAGCAATCCGGATTGCCCAGGACATCGAAGAATTCCCCGGTGGTCGGGTTTGTGATGGTGTGGTGGTTGAGGTCGATGTCCTGCAGCTGATCGTGGTACTTGCGACTGACGTAGGTCAGCGAGACGAGGACTTCCGGCGCCAGCTCGCGGCGGAAACCGGCGGTCCACTCGTCGGAGTAGGGGGTGGTCAGCCCGCGATCCACCTGGTTGACGGACAGAGCCGACAGGAAGGTTGGAGCGCCAAAGCCGTTGTCGGGCAGCTTATGGTCGTCGAGCCAGTCGTTATCGAAAACATACGTCCGGTTGACTGTGTCGGGCCCCTGCTCGAGGACCATCGATCCCAGGAAGAGCTTGTCGTAGTAACGCCCCCAGGACCCGAAGATCATCGTCCTCCCATCGGCCCAGGGGTCCCAGCTCAGGCTCAACCGCGGGGCCAGATTGGAGTTGGTGATTCCGAAGCTCTCGGGCGAGCGGGTCTGAAGGGAATAGCCGAGGACGTTCTCGAGATTCGAGTCGCCTCCTGTTATCCCGGTGAGGATCTTCGAGAGGATGTCGATGTCCAGATTGTGACGAGTCAGTCTCGAGAAAGCCATCTGCCGGAGCCTGGCGAATCGGGCCGTAAGTTCGACGTCGCCTCCGGACCCGCAGGAGTAGAGAGGGTCGCTGCACAGTCCCGAAACGGCGACCCCGTCCACCTCGTTCATATCCATTCCGGCCTGCTCCATCAAGGTGTCGAACTGGGCCCCTTCCCTGCGGGGGTCGAACTGGGTGTAGCCGAATGATTCGAGATCCTCGAAATCGAAGCGGACTCCCAATCCGACCGTCAGGTTGGGGACCGGCTTCCAGGTGTCCTGGAGGTAGAGTCCCAGGTTGTCGCCGGTGGCGGTGTTGTTGACGTTGGCGGGAATCCCCAGGCTCGTGCTGATACGGTCCGGAAAGAGCCGGTCCTTGTCGATGGTGCCTCCCGACTGCGTGCGTCCGCGCCTCGGCGGCCCGAGCGATGGGTAGAAAATCGCGGGGCGCTGGAAGGTTTCGCTGTCGTACCCTTCGTGCTCGTAGACCGCACCCAGCTTGACGTCGTGGCTACCTGCGGCGTCGCCGACGTAGAGTGAAAAGTCCTCCACCCAGCTCATCCGCTTGCGGTGGTCGTGGTAGTCGAAACGCCCGGGGCCGTAGGTTCGCCCCTCGGTGTCGGTCTTCAAATCGAGGTCGGGGGGCCGGGGGACCTTGTATTCTCCGGGCTGGGGCACGCCGTCCCCATTGGTATCGACCCAGAACGGGGTCGATGTGTAGCCCGAGTCGCCTACGACGTCCAGAACGCCGTTGTGGTTGGCATCCTCGTCGTCGAACCGGCCGTTCCCGGCGGTCCCCGGAACGAATCCCTCCGGGCAGTAGCCGTACCAGGTAGAGCACCAGAGCCCGACATCCTCCGAGGGATCGACCCTGCCGTTCATGTTGGTGTCCTCTTCCCTGTCCATCTGGCCGTTGCAGTTGAGGTCCTCGTTCTGGCTCCCTTCGCAGGTAGGCCACCAGTGGAGCTGCCCGTCGTGGTCCAAATCCCTCAGGATGGGCTCTAGCTCGTAGACGTCGTAGTAGAAGTCGCGGTCCCAGTCCTCGCCGGGGTCCCTCTCGCTGACGTCGAAGATGCCGTCCTGGTTGCCCCCCAGCTCGGGACGATCATCGACGTAGAGGATGCCGTTGCCGTTGGTATCGGGGTCCATCGTGGGGATCTGCTGGAAGCGGTTGTCGAACCAGGAGAGCGAAGACTCGAGCATCGCATCCGTGGTGAAGATGGAGGAGCCCTTCAGCGTCAGCGTCGGGCCGCCGCGGGTCATGTCATAGCCCGTGTTGAGAAGCGTGGCGCTGTAGACCCCCTGGTTCTCCCGGCGCTCGTAGTCGTTGATCAGGGAAAGAGCGACCCGGTGCGATGGATGCGCCTGCCAGGTCAGCTTGAAGAACTCTCGATGCCCGTAGAGGGGCGTGACGTAGGCTTCGAAGAGGTTGTTGACCGGGGACTCCTCGTGGATCAGCTCGCCCGCCAGGTAGTACCAGAGGCGGTCGCGGACGACCGGCCCCGAGATCGAGAGGAACGGCTTGATGTCGGAGAAGTGCTGCTCCGAGAGCAAAGTCTTGCCGGTGGTCCCGCCGGTGAGCTCCGGGTCGTCGACGCCGGCGCCGTCGCCGTCGAGCCGATCGGTGCGCAGGAACAGCTTGAAGGCCCCCTGGAACTCGTTGCCGCCGGATTTGGTCTGGATGCTGGCGAAGCCTCCCTGGGCGCGGCTGTACTGCGCCGTCGCGGCGGAGGTGATTACCTCCAGCTCCTGGATCGACTCGATGTTGAGGTTCTGTCCGTAGAAGCCGGTGAGCGGGTCGGTGGTGCTCACCCCGTCCACCAGGGTGACGACGTCGGTATCGCGGGCGCCATGGATGTTCGGATTGCCGGTGTTGTTCACGTCGGTGACGCCGGGGGCGAGCGTCAGGATGTCCTGGTAGTCGCGTCCCAGGATCGGCAGCTCGGCGATGAAGGTGGAGGTGAAGGTGGTGGAGGCGGTGACCTTCTCGGTGTCGATGGTCTGGCTCTTCCCTTGGACGCGCACCGTCTCCTTGAAATCGCCGGCCGGCCGGAGGATGACGTTTTGCTCGAGGCTTCTCCCCGGTTCCAGGGAGAGATCGGAGAAGACGATGGTGGTGAACCCGGGGAGCGAGACGGTCAGCTCGTAGCGTGAGCCCGCCGGAAGCGCCGGAAAGCGGAACTTCCCTGCGGCGTCGGTGATGGCGCCCTGCTCGTGGAAGGCAAGGTCCTGGTTGCGCAGGACGACCGTGGCTCCGGGCAGCGGCTTGTTGCCCGAATCGAGCACCGTGCCGATCAAGACGGCATCGGCGGCTACGCAAGGCGTGGCCCAGGCCGCAAGAGCGAGGATGGCGCTCAGAATGACGAGAGTCTTGACCACTCCACTCTCCCGCGCGCCGCCGGGCGTTGCTCGGTAGTCGGAACATTCCGGGACTTGGAGGAAGGGGGGCTTTTCCTTGAGCGAACCTACCAGGAAACCTGGGTGGAGGTCAAGGTTTTCCCTGCCTGAGGAGAGCAGCCTTGCCGACCCCGTGCTCCGTCCTCAGAAGTCGATCTGGAAGCCGATCTGGAAGCGGCGGCCGAACTCGCGCTCGCCGACCATCAGTACCTTGGCGGGAACGGTGACCGGTCTGGAATCGTTCTTGGCGTAGGTGACGGTCGGACGCGTGTTCTCCAGATAATAGACGCGCAGGTCGTCGCTGTTGAGGAGGTTGTAGATTTCCATGAAGGCCGAGGCGGCCGCCTTTCCGATGACGAAGCTCTTGGTCACCCGGGTGTTGAACAGGTAGGCGGCCGCATTCCGGTGGATATTGCGCGCTTCCTGGGTGAAGCCGAAGCCTCTGTTCGGCACGTAGCCGTAGAGGAGTCGGCTCTGCGCATAGCCGACATTGTCGTGGTCGCCGTAATGAACGACGTTGGAATAAGGCAGCCCTGACGCCCAGGTGGCCGTCCCCCCGAGCCTCCAGTCGTGCGGCAGGAAGGCGATGGCGCTGAACTTGGCCACGTGCGTCTGATCGTAGTCCAAGTACGCTGATTCGTATTCCGCCAGGGCCGGATCGTTGCCCAGGGTGGACAGGTACGATTCGGCGTCGCCTCGCGA from Candidatus Polarisedimenticolia bacterium harbors:
- a CDS encoding carboxypeptidase regulatory-like domain-containing protein, whose translation is MVKTLVILSAILALAAWATPCVAADAVLIGTVLDSGNKPLPGATVVLRNQDLAFHEQGAITDAAGKFRFPALPAGSRYELTVSLPGFTTIVFSDLSLEPGRSLEQNVILRPAGDFKETVRVQGKSQTIDTEKVTASTTFTSTFIAELPILGRDYQDILTLAPGVTDVNNTGNPNIHGARDTDVVTLVDGVSTTDPLTGFYGQNLNIESIQELEVITSAATAQYSRAQGGFASIQTKSGGNEFQGAFKLFLRTDRLDGDGAGVDDPELTGGTTGKTLLSEQHFSDIKPFLSISGPVVRDRLWYYLAGELIHEESPVNNLFEAYVTPLYGHREFFKLTWQAHPSHRVALSLINDYERRENQGVYSATLLNTGYDMTRGGPTLTLKGSSIFTTDAMLESSLSWFDNRFQQIPTMDPDTNGNGILYVDDRPELGGNQDGIFDVSERDPGEDWDRDFYYDVYELEPILRDLDHDGQLHWWPTCEGSQNEDLNCNGQMDREEDTNMNGRVDPSEDVGLWCSTWYGYCPEGFVPGTAGNGRFDDEDANHNGVLDVVGDSGYTSTPFWVDTNGDGVPQPGEYKVPRPPDLDLKTDTEGRTYGPGRFDYHDHRKRMSWVEDFSLYVGDAAGSHDVKLGAVYEHEGYDSETFQRPAIFYPSLGPPRRGRTQSGGTIDKDRLFPDRISTSLGIPANVNNTATGDNLGLYLQDTWKPVPNLTVGLGVRFDFEDLESFGYTQFDPRREGAQFDTLMEQAGMDMNEVDGVAVSGLCSDPLYSCGSGGDVELTARFARLRQMAFSRLTRHNLDIDILSKILTGITGGDSNLENVLGYSLQTRSPESFGITNSNLAPRLSLSWDPWADGRTMIFGSWGRYYDKLFLGSMVLEQGPDTVNRTYVFDNDWLDDHKLPDNGFGAPTFLSALSVNQVDRGLTTPYSDEWTAGFRRELAPEVLVSLTYVSRKYHDQLQDIDLNHHTITNPTTGEFFDVLGNPDCYNQSFCVIWSNGAPDLYINNPFFNRVMRLGNYNEQMYTGWELQLAR